A single window of Scyliorhinus canicula chromosome 30, sScyCan1.1, whole genome shotgun sequence DNA harbors:
- the LOC119958682 gene encoding immunoglobulin lambda-1 light chain-like gives MAKEHFNLPLIFLVLRGYDSESTLSHIPFPMTAEVGQMVELTCHYIYEVEVVSSYGWYKQGVGEAPKSIDISSCNGADCKFISKKGNSKNVLILEIRNVQANESGSYYCAEMDSYAPLQKAANLLVGDSSTNKTAMLIFVPQGEGNSRETVPLVCLVSGLSSNRIVIFWNISGQVTEGSSDPGTLEEDGTYSITSQIMVSMDMWSNGAVCTCIVQLGSPNKNWTKSVLFPKAAETRTGWCSRALPAFITVLVVLLLLLILLSIWICEGGRSGKLDNKSQNENLREMTQRGRLKERQTGDHRQAQTQRLNDGALRTQGGPLYASLDLAALEKRSKKKAGRR, from the exons ATGGCGAAGGAACATTTCAACCTGCCACTCATTTTCCTGGTGCTGAGGGGTTACG ACTCCGAGTCCACTCTGTCTCACATCCCCTTCCCAATGACTGCTGAAgtcgggcagatggtggaattaacctgtcattacatttacgaGGTGGAAGTGGTGTCTAGCTATGGCTGGTATAAACAAGGAGTGGGTGAAGCACCGAAATCAATCGACATTTCATCCTGTAACGGGGCGGATTGTAAGTTCATTTCTAAAAAAGGCAACAGCAAAAATGTTCTGATTCTGGAAATCCGCAATGTCCAGGCGAATGAATCGGGTTCCTACTACTGTGCTGAGATGGATAGCTATGCACCGCTCCAGAAAGCAGCTAATCTACTGGTTGGAG ACAGTTCCACCAATAAGACGGCGATGCTGATATTTGTGCCACAGGGCGAGGGGAATTCCAGGGAAACCGTCCCATTGGTGTGTTTGGTCAGTGGACTTTCTTCGAACCGGATTGTTATTTTCTGGAATATTTCCGGCCAGGTAACCGAGGGATCGAGCGATCCCGGTacattggaggaggatgggacCTACAGCATTACCAGTCAGATCATGGTGTCGATGGATATGTGGAGTAATGGCGCTGTCTGTACTTGTATCGTTCAACTGGGGTCTCCAAACAAAAATTGGACGAAGAGCGTGTTGTTCCCCAAAGCAGCAGAGACAAGGACAG GATGGTGCAGCCGGGCCCTTCCCGCTTTCATCACTGTCCTGGTGGTTCTGCTTCTCTTGTTGATTCTACTTTCCATTTGGATTTGTGAAGGAGGCAGATCAG GAAAATTGGACAACAAAAGCCAAAATGAAAA CTTGAGAGAGATGACACAAAGAGGGAGGCTGAAAGAGCGACAAACGG GCGACCACCgccaggcacagacacagagattaAATGACGGTGCGTTACGG